From the genome of Gracilinanus agilis isolate LMUSP501 chromosome 2, AgileGrace, whole genome shotgun sequence, one region includes:
- the LOC123236087 gene encoding olfactory receptor 4K14-like, which yields MDEANNSVVSEFILLGLCDSGQLQVFLFLLFSMLYLTIILGNILIILSVINDPNLHSPMYFLLANLSFVDLWLSSVTTPKMIIDFLRENKTISFGGCMCQIFFGHFVGGGEMVLLVAMAYDRYVAICKPLYYTTIMSQKRCIGLVVISWAIGFVHSVSQLAIIIDLTFCGSREMDSFFCDLPLVIELACMDTHVLRLIVNIDSGILALICFFLLLISYTHILLTVCHHSMDGSAKALSTCTAHIMVIVIFFGPCIFIYLWPLNIASVDKFLAVFYTVFTPLLNPAIYTLRNKEMKVALKKWGNQYINFKWNS from the coding sequence ATGGATGAAGCAAATAATTCTGTGGTCTCAGAATTTATCCTGCTGGgtctttgtgattctgggcaactaCAAGTcttcttgtttttattgttttccatGCTTTACTTGACCATCATTTTAGGCAACATCCTCATTATTCTCTCAGTTATCAATGATCCTAATCTCCACTCTCCTATGTATTTTTTATTGGCCAATCTCTCTTTTGTTGATTTGTGGCTTTCTTCAGTCACAACACCAAAGATGATAATAGATTTTCTTAGAGAAAACAAAACCATCTCCTTTGGGGGCTGTATGTGCCAGATCTTCTTTGGGCATTTTGTTGGAGGGGGTGAGATGGTGCTGCTTGTAGCCATGGCCTATGACCGCTATGTGGCCATATGCAAGCCACTCTACTATACAACCATCATGAGTCAAAAAAGATGCATTGGGCTGGTGGTAATTTCATGGGCCATTGGTTTTGTGCATTCAGTAAGTCAACTGGCTATCATCATAGATCTGACTTTCTGTGGCTCTAGGGAAATGGATAGTTTTTTTTGTGACCTCCCACTGGTGATTGAGCTTGCATGCATGGATACTCATGTCCTACGATTAATAGTAAATATTGATAGTGGAATCCTTgccttgatttgtttttttctcttgttgATTTCCTACACCCATATCCTACTAACTGTCTGTCATCACTCCATGGATGGATCAGCCAAGGCATTATCTACCTGTACTGCCCACATTATGGTTATAGTGATATTCTTTGGACCCTGCATCTTCATCTATCTGTGGCCACTCAATATTGCCTCAGTGGATAAGTTTCTTGCAGTGTTTTATACAGTCTTTACACCTCTATTGAACCCTGCCATAT